In one Candidatus Rickettsiella isopodorum genomic region, the following are encoded:
- a CDS encoding NuoB/complex I 20 kDa subunit family protein, which yields MGIEPLLQQQGFVTTSLDKLLGWARSGSLWPMSFGLACCAVEMMHSAAARYDLDRFGIVFRPSPRQSDVMIVAGTLCNKMAPALRKVYDQMAEPRWVISMGSCANGGGYYHYSYSVVRGCDRIVPVDVYVPGCPPTAEALVYGVIQLQNKIKKTHFIERT from the coding sequence ATGGGAATAGAACCATTATTACAACAACAAGGTTTTGTCACCACATCATTAGATAAGCTACTGGGCTGGGCGCGTAGTGGATCCTTATGGCCGATGTCATTTGGCTTGGCGTGTTGTGCAGTAGAAATGATGCATTCGGCTGCAGCGCGTTATGACCTAGATAGATTTGGTATCGTATTTCGTCCGAGTCCTCGGCAGTCCGATGTCATGATCGTTGCAGGAACCTTATGCAATAAAATGGCTCCCGCTTTACGCAAGGTTTACGATCAAATGGCCGAACCGCGATGGGTTATATCAATGGGATCCTGTGCAAACGGCGGAGGTTATTATCATTATTCCTACTCCGTAGTCCGTGGATGCGATAGAATTGTACCCGTGGACGTGTATGTTCCGGGTTGTCCACCGACAGCAGAAGCATTGGTGTATGGCGTTATACAATTACAAAATAAAATAAAAAAAACTCACTTTATTGAGCGTACTTAA
- the nuoE gene encoding NADH-quinone oxidoreductase subunit NuoE has protein sequence MKQVTNNKSEILPDDLKIAIEKWAKKYPPDRRQSAVLPALTLAQDYNGGYLSQDLIDAVADYLEMSRVTAYEVATFYTLYELKPIGRHKIGVCTNVSCMLSGCDKIVKHLQNRLQINLGETTADEKFTLREVECLGACANAPVVHIGHRYYEDLTPEKIDKILDNLDGE, from the coding sequence ATGAAGCAAGTGACGAATAACAAAAGCGAAATATTGCCCGATGATTTAAAAATCGCTATTGAAAAATGGGCCAAGAAATATCCGCCTGATCGTAGACAATCGGCGGTGTTACCGGCGTTGACTCTAGCGCAGGATTATAATGGAGGGTATTTATCTCAAGACTTAATTGATGCCGTGGCCGATTATTTAGAGATGTCACGCGTGACAGCCTATGAAGTGGCTACGTTTTATACGCTTTATGAACTTAAACCGATAGGTCGGCATAAAATTGGGGTATGTACTAACGTTTCTTGTATGCTGAGCGGTTGCGACAAGATTGTTAAACATTTGCAAAATCGTTTGCAAATTAATCTCGGCGAAACAACCGCTGACGAAAAATTTACTTTACGTGAAGTCGAATGCTTAGGTGCTTGTGCAAACGCCCCGGTAGTGCATATCGGACATCGTTATTATGAAGATTTAACACCTGAAAAAATAGATAAAATCTTGGATAACTTAGATGGCGAATGA
- a CDS encoding NADH-quinone oxidoreductase subunit C — protein MSDAVLPLQKINQRFDSVIQEITVACGEISLEISAEKLHEVCLALRDEADFKFELLVDVCVVDYAEYGISEWTTERSTLTGFERGVDTTGDLHPVAWTKSRFAVVYHFLSLTHNQRLRLRVFANGEPPQVPSIIKLWPAANWYEREAFDLYGVFFNGHPDLRRLLTDYGFVGHPFRKDFPLSGHVEVRYDASEGRVIYQPVTVVPRTLVPKTIRKTTNEDTLTCFHKKPE, from the coding sequence ATGTCAGACGCTGTGCTACCACTCCAAAAAATAAACCAACGTTTTGATTCTGTTATTCAGGAAATAACTGTCGCGTGTGGCGAAATCAGTTTAGAGATTTCTGCTGAAAAGTTACATGAGGTTTGTTTAGCACTACGTGATGAAGCGGATTTTAAATTTGAATTACTCGTGGATGTTTGTGTGGTGGACTATGCTGAGTATGGCATCAGTGAATGGACGACCGAACGATCAACTTTAACCGGTTTTGAACGGGGTGTAGATACCACCGGTGATCTACATCCGGTGGCTTGGACTAAGTCACGTTTTGCAGTGGTCTACCATTTCTTATCACTCACGCATAATCAGCGTTTACGTTTGCGTGTTTTTGCTAATGGTGAACCACCACAAGTGCCATCGATTATTAAATTATGGCCAGCAGCTAATTGGTATGAACGAGAAGCGTTTGATCTGTACGGGGTTTTTTTTAATGGCCATCCTGATTTGCGACGTTTGTTAACCGATTATGGTTTTGTCGGTCACCCTTTTCGTAAAGATTTTCCGTTATCGGGACATGTCGAGGTACGTTATGACGCAAGCGAGGGTCGAGTTATTTACCAGCCGGTCACGGTGGTGCCACGGACCTTAGTACCAAAAACCATTCGTAAAACAACAAATGAAGATACTTTAACCTGTTTTCATAAAAAACCAGAGTGA
- a CDS encoding NADH-quinone oxidoreductase subunit D, producing the protein MPEIRNYTLNFGPQHPAAHGVLRLILELDGEVIQSADAHIGLLHRATEKLAESKPYNQSIGYMDRLDYVSMMCNEHAYVLAIEKLLGVTPPKRAQYIRVMFDEMTRLLNHLLWLGAHALDLGAVTVFLYCFREREDLIDCYEAVSGSRMHATYYRPGGVYRDLPDKMPQYKPSQWHNEKETREMNANRQGSLLDFIESFITRFPKRIDDYETLLTDNRIWKQRTVGIGVLSAERALQLGCTGPILRASGVAWDLRKKQPYEVYDELDFDIPIGRFGDCYDRYLVRIEEMRQSNALIKQCVSWLRANPGPVTLIEHKVVPPTRLQMKEDMESLIHHFKLFSEGYCVPPGEAYAAIEHPKGEFGIYMVSDGANKPYRVKIRAAGFPHLAALNELVSGHMIADLVAILSSLDIVFGEIDR; encoded by the coding sequence ATGCCTGAAATACGTAATTACACTTTAAATTTTGGTCCGCAGCATCCTGCGGCGCACGGTGTGTTGCGTTTAATCTTAGAATTAGACGGTGAAGTCATCCAATCGGCCGATGCGCATATTGGTTTGTTACATCGCGCGACAGAAAAGCTAGCTGAATCTAAACCTTACAACCAAAGTATTGGTTACATGGATCGCTTGGACTATGTTTCCATGATGTGTAATGAACACGCGTATGTTTTGGCGATCGAAAAATTATTGGGTGTGACGCCTCCGAAACGCGCCCAATATATTCGCGTCATGTTTGACGAAATGACGCGACTCTTGAACCATTTATTATGGTTAGGTGCGCATGCCTTAGATCTAGGTGCAGTGACGGTCTTTTTATATTGCTTTCGGGAGCGCGAAGATTTAATCGACTGCTATGAAGCGGTGTCAGGTTCGCGTATGCACGCCACCTATTATAGACCGGGTGGTGTGTATCGTGACTTACCGGATAAAATGCCGCAATATAAACCTTCACAATGGCATAATGAGAAAGAAACGCGCGAGATGAATGCCAATCGACAGGGAAGCCTATTAGACTTTATTGAAAGTTTTATTACTCGATTTCCTAAACGGATAGACGATTATGAAACCTTACTCACCGACAATCGTATTTGGAAACAACGAACCGTCGGTATTGGCGTATTATCGGCAGAACGCGCTTTACAATTAGGATGCACCGGTCCTATTTTACGTGCCTCGGGCGTTGCTTGGGATCTGCGTAAGAAACAACCGTATGAAGTGTATGATGAATTAGATTTTGATATCCCAATAGGTAGATTTGGCGATTGTTATGATCGTTATTTGGTACGAATCGAAGAAATGCGCCAATCAAATGCTTTAATTAAGCAATGTGTGAGTTGGTTACGGGCTAATCCTGGTCCAGTTACATTGATCGAGCATAAAGTAGTGCCACCGACGCGTTTGCAGATGAAAGAAGATATGGAATCACTGATCCATCATTTTAAGCTTTTTAGTGAAGGTTACTGCGTGCCACCGGGTGAAGCTTATGCCGCGATAGAGCATCCTAAAGGAGAGTTTGGAATTTATATGGTATCGGATGGCGCTAATAAACCTTATCGGGTTAAAATACGCGCAGCGGGGTTTCCACATTTGGCGGCTTTAAATGAATTGGTTTCCGGACATATGATTGCTGATTTAGTCGCTATACTGTCCAGTCTTGATATCGTATTTGGTGAAATCGATCGATGA
- the nuoF gene encoding NADH-quinone oxidoreductase subunit NuoF produces MANDICFRTLHFDEPWSLANYRRVGGYQVWEKILKEKTPAEKIIAELKLSYLRGRGGAGFPTGLKWSFITRGAPGQKYILCNSDEGEPGTCKDRDILRFNPHQVIEGMAIAAYVMGASVGYNYIRGEYYEPFERCETAIAEAYEAGLLGTNILDSGFDFQLYNHLGAGAYICGEETALMESLEGKKGFPRFKPPFPANYGLYGRPTTINNTETLASVPVILQKGGQWFLELGKPNNGGCKLFSVTGHVNKPGNYEVPLGIPFKELLALAGGMKDGRNLKAVIPGGSSMPVLTAEAIWNTTMDYDSIAKAGSMLGSGGVIVMDETTCMVKILTRIAHFYKEESCGQCTPCREGTGWVWRVLRRIEHGLGRLSDLDLLESVAGKIMGHTICALGDAAAMPVQSFIKHFRHDFIEHIENKRCPVGDTHEC; encoded by the coding sequence ATGGCGAATGATATTTGTTTCCGTACCTTACATTTTGACGAGCCATGGAGTCTCGCTAATTATCGGCGCGTGGGTGGCTATCAAGTCTGGGAAAAGATCCTAAAAGAAAAAACGCCTGCGGAAAAAATTATTGCTGAATTGAAACTTTCTTATTTACGCGGTCGTGGGGGAGCAGGGTTTCCGACGGGCTTAAAATGGAGCTTTATTACGCGGGGCGCTCCGGGTCAAAAATACATATTATGTAATTCGGATGAAGGAGAACCTGGAACCTGCAAAGATCGCGATATTTTACGTTTTAATCCGCATCAAGTAATTGAAGGGATGGCTATTGCCGCTTATGTGATGGGCGCTAGTGTGGGTTATAACTACATACGTGGCGAATACTATGAGCCCTTTGAGCGCTGTGAAACAGCGATAGCAGAAGCGTATGAAGCCGGTTTATTAGGTACTAATATTTTAGATTCCGGATTTGATTTTCAACTGTATAACCATTTAGGCGCCGGTGCTTATATTTGCGGTGAAGAAACCGCTTTAATGGAGTCTCTAGAAGGAAAAAAAGGATTTCCGCGATTTAAGCCACCTTTCCCAGCGAATTATGGTTTATATGGGCGTCCGACTACCATTAATAATACGGAAACTTTAGCTTCCGTTCCGGTGATATTACAAAAAGGGGGGCAATGGTTTTTAGAATTAGGGAAACCTAACAACGGTGGTTGTAAATTATTCAGTGTGACGGGTCATGTCAATAAACCGGGTAATTACGAAGTGCCTTTAGGTATTCCATTTAAAGAACTATTAGCACTGGCAGGGGGTATGAAAGACGGGAGAAACTTAAAAGCAGTGATTCCAGGCGGATCGTCTATGCCGGTATTAACCGCAGAGGCGATATGGAATACAACGATGGATTATGATTCGATTGCTAAAGCCGGTTCGATGTTAGGTTCTGGCGGGGTGATCGTCATGGACGAAACGACTTGCATGGTGAAAATTTTAACGCGTATTGCACATTTTTATAAAGAAGAATCCTGTGGTCAATGTACTCCCTGTCGTGAAGGAACCGGTTGGGTGTGGCGTGTATTACGCCGAATAGAACACGGCCTAGGACGACTGAGTGATCTGGATTTATTAGAGAGTGTGGCAGGAAAGATTATGGGGCATACCATTTGTGCCTTAGGTGATGCGGCGGCGATGCCAGTACAAAGTTTTATTAAACACTTTCGTCATGATTTTATTGAACATATTGAAAATAAGCGGTGTCCAGTCGGTGATACTCATGAATGTTAG
- a CDS encoding NADH-quinone oxidoreductase subunit A, translating to MLQNYFPILIFIAFGLFIGVAALSIGHLTGLQRPDQAKLSSYECGFPGISDARLPFDIRYYLVAILFIIFDLETAFLFPWAVSLRHIGLPGLIAMGIFLSLLLIGFIYEWKKGALQWE from the coding sequence ATGTTACAGAATTATTTTCCCATACTGATTTTTATTGCTTTTGGCTTGTTTATTGGTGTGGCAGCTTTATCAATCGGGCATTTAACGGGTTTACAACGTCCTGATCAGGCGAAGTTGTCTTCGTATGAATGTGGGTTTCCAGGTATTAGCGATGCACGATTACCTTTTGACATCCGTTATTATCTCGTCGCTATTTTATTCATTATTTTTGACCTAGAGACTGCCTTTTTATTTCCTTGGGCCGTTTCTTTACGTCACATTGGTCTACCCGGTTTAATAGCAATGGGAATCTTTTTGAGTCTATTATTGATAGGTTTTATATATGAGTGGAAAAAAGGGGCCTTACAATGGGAATAG